In Zygosaccharomyces rouxii strain CBS732 chromosome D complete sequence, one DNA window encodes the following:
- the BTS1 gene encoding farnesyltranstransferase (similar to uniprot|Q12051 Saccharomyces cerevisiae YPL069C BTS1 Geranylgeranyl diphosphate synthase increases the intracellular pool of geranylgeranyl diphosphate suppressor of bet2 mutation that causes defective geranylgeranylation of small GTP-binding proteins that mediate vesicular traffic) yields MMDVEKLVKQSPIWDDRDETAIVEPYDYIVSKPGKSFRSKLINVFNEIYQIPIEKTNQISTLVAILHNASLLIDDIEDSSATRRGIPTSHTLFGVPLTINAANYMYFKAMEILQTISGDDKILLHDLMVIFNQEMINLHRGQGLDIYWRDNLLQFIPDEATYYNMVMNKTGGLFRLTVRIMELLTDVELPHSLVPLSNLLGIIYQIRDDYQNLSNEQMIANKGLAEDISEGKLSFPIIHGLKYGQSQNETILQDVLRLRTDDVELKKRALDYLNNESHSLEYTWEKLEELSKLAKSENYIPRKNFPDASNKLMSVVDYLSTR; encoded by the coding sequence ATGATGgatgttgaaaagttgGTTAAGCAATCACCAATATGGGATGACCGTGATGAAACTGCTATTGTAGAGCCATACGATTACATTGTATCAAAACCAGGTAAAAGTTTTAGatcaaaattgattaatgTGTTTAACGAAATATATCAAATACCAATTGAGAAGACCAATCAAATCTCAACGTTAGTGGCCATCTTACACAATGCAAGCTTATTAATAGATGACATTGAAGATAGCTCCGCTACAAGAAGAGGCATACCGACTTCACATACGTTGTTTGGAGTTCCGCTAACGATAAATGCTGCAAATTACATGTATTTTAAAGCTATGGAAATTCTGCAAACGATTTCTGGTGATGACAAAATTCTGTTACACGATTTAATGGTTATCTTCAATCAGGAAATGATTAATTTGCATAGAGGCCAAGGTTTAGATATTTACTGGCGGGATAATTTATTGCAGTTTATACCAGATGAAGCGACGTACTATAATATGGTGATGAACAAGACTGGTGGCTTATTTAGATTAACGGTTAGAATCATGGAATTGCTGACCGATGTAGAATTACCGCATTCATTAGTACCGCTGAGCAACCTTTTGGGaataatttatcaaattcgCGATGattatcaaaatctttCGAATGAACAAATGATAGCTAATAAGGGTTTAGCAGAAGATATTTCTGAAGGTAAACTATCTTTCCCGATTATCCACGGCTTGAAATATGGTCAATCTCAAAACGAAACTATTTTGCAAGACGTTCTACGGTTACGAACAGATGATGTTGAACTGAAAAAAAGGGCATTAGACTACCTTAATAACGAAAGTCACTCCCTAGAGTACACTTGGGAAAAGCTCGAGGAACTCTCAAAATTGGCTAAATCAGAGAATTATATCCCAAGAAAAAATTTCCCAGATGCATCGAACAAACTAATGTCTGTAGTAGATTACCTTTCAACTAGATAA
- the DER1 gene encoding derlin (similar to uniprot|P38307 Saccharomyces cerevisiae YBR201W DER1 Endoplasmic reticulum membrane protein required for the protein degradation process associated with the ER involved in the retrograde transport of misfolded or unassembled proteins), which translates to MDAVLLNLVGDVPIVTKVWAIGCVGLSLLASTHTIDATKMIYDFDLVFKKGQYERIIYSLFYYGPLKWTSVLDIFLTVSRLTELENSFPNKRRYCWMISMLLMVVIAMSSVAQPITSLGAILLDNLIYYQMRKNERMMNERFVGGLNISPLIVPLYTNAELLFVYKLSWLQVAMNIIPAHLIYYCDDVVHKLYEIDLCQTPYDYIVNRYF; encoded by the coding sequence ATGGATGCAGTTCTTCTAAATCTCGTTGGTGATGTGCCTATAGTTACCAAAGTATGGGCAATAGGATGCGTTGGACTTTCACTGCTTGCGAGTACCCATACTATTGATGCAACAAAGATGATCTACGATTTCGACCTAGTGTTTAAGAAGGGACAGTACGAAAGGATAATCTATTCACTATTTTACTATGGGCCACTCAAATGGACATCTGTCCTAGATATATTCTTGACTGTAAGCCGTTTgacagaattggaaaattcatTTCCAAACAAGAGAAGGTACTGTTGGATGATATCAATGCTCCTCATGGTAGTAATAGCCATGAGTAGTGTGGCACAACCAATCACTAGTCTTGGTGCCATATTACTTGATAATTTAATCTACTATCAAATGAGAAAGAATGAACGTATGATGAATGAAAGGTTTGTTGGCGGGTTAAACATTTCACCACTCATAGTTCCACTATACACGAATGCAGAACTGCTGTTCGTTTACAAGTTATCATGGTTGCAGGTCGCCATGAATATAATCCCTGCGCATCTAATCTATTACTGCGATGATGTAGTACACAAACTGTACGAAATAGATCTTTGTCAAACTCCTTATGATTATATAGTGAATAGGTACTTTTAG
- the HTC1 gene encoding Htc1p (similar to gnl|GLV|CAGL0H05225g Candida glabrata CAGL0H05225g and weakly similar to YPL067C uniprot|Q6Q586 Saccharomyces cerevisiae YPL067C Hypothetical ORF), whose protein sequence is MTILWQEARSYVGSGRLELLKRSPEGTEKYRKHKQTLTGDISIDVCGKLGWDPQEIIELNTVKFPNPAQKVDAVFSSSKWFKTTVNDFPYDFESGVHHLLIWSKVSLPLYGENSETIQNEVYNKISNFLKYNLEIHYRLDPQDYLFFINYSNLQSVKAISHIHLLLHSDESIANKILSDQLKPYIEY, encoded by the coding sequence ATGACTATTCTATGGCAAGAGGCAAGATCTTATGTAGGCAGTGGACGTCTTGAACTGCTAAAGCGTTCACCTGAAGGTACCGAGAAGTATCGCAAGCATAAGCAGACGTTGACTGGAGACATTTCAATAGATGTTTGTGGTAAACTGGGATGGGATCCacaagaaattattgaGCTAAATACTGTAAAATTCCCCAACCCTGCACAAAAGGTCGATGCTGTGTTTAGCTCGAGCAAGTGGTTTAAAACTACGGTAAACGATTTTCCCTACGATTTTGAATCCGGtgttcatcatcttctaatatGGTCGAAGGTTTCGTTGCCTTTGTATGGTGAAAACTCCGAGACAATACAAAATGAAGTCTACAATAAAATATCAAACTTTCTGAAATACAACTTAGAGATACATTATCGTCTGGATCCTCAAGACTATctgttcttcatcaactaCAGCAATTTGCAAAGTGTCAAGGCAATCTCTCACATTCATCTGCTTTTGCATTCAGATGAATCCATAGCtaataaaattttatcaGATCAGCTAAAACCATATATAGAGTATTAG